From Lawsonia intracellularis PHE/MN1-00, the proteins below share one genomic window:
- the gatC gene encoding Asp-tRNA(Asn)/Glu-tRNA(Gln) amidotransferase subunit GatC — translation MLTIEHLTYLAQLAKLNTSSETLKKFNDEYKDILHDIEKLVQVETTNIPALYNPSTIMQDNKRNDIPIPTPNPREFLTNSPEANEKFFVVPRIV, via the coding sequence ATGTTAACAATAGAACATTTAACTTATCTTGCACAACTGGCAAAACTTAACACATCCAGTGAAACACTTAAAAAATTTAATGATGAATATAAAGATATATTACATGATATAGAAAAATTAGTTCAAGTAGAAACAACAAATATACCTGCCCTTTATAACCCATCAACAATTATGCAAGATAATAAAAGAAATGATATTCCTATACCAACCCCTAACCCAAGGGAATTCCTTACAAATTCACCAGAGGCAAACGAAAAATTTTTTGTTGTTCCACGAATTGTATAA
- a CDS encoding L-threonylcarbamoyladenylate synthase, whose protein sequence is MLKIISLKEAVNFINQGKLIIFPTETFFGLGCKIFNNEDTIQQIFIAKQRAINMPLPLIIGNWEQLTITAEVPQIIYPLLQHFWPGALSIVLNAKKNISPYITASTQKVAVRLSSHPIAKEIADLVGEPIIATSANINKNPPVTKITQLDIRLYPYIEGIIDIPPIPTGGLPSTLIELHPNNTISILREGIIKSNKVKEKAAELCGIISL, encoded by the coding sequence ATGTTAAAAATAATTTCTTTAAAAGAAGCTGTAAATTTCATCAATCAAGGGAAACTTATTATTTTTCCTACAGAAACATTCTTTGGACTTGGATGCAAAATTTTTAATAATGAGGATACAATACAACAAATTTTTATAGCTAAACAACGTGCTATTAATATGCCTCTTCCACTTATTATAGGTAACTGGGAACAACTTACTATAACAGCAGAAGTTCCTCAAATTATCTATCCTTTACTGCAACACTTCTGGCCTGGGGCACTTTCTATCGTACTTAATGCTAAAAAAAATATTTCACCATATATTACAGCTAGTACACAAAAAGTTGCTGTTCGTCTTTCTTCACATCCTATTGCAAAGGAAATTGCAGATCTTGTTGGAGAACCTATTATAGCTACCAGTGCAAATATAAATAAAAATCCTCCTGTTACAAAAATTACTCAACTTGATATAAGACTTTATCCCTATATAGAAGGAATTATAGATATACCTCCTATCCCTACTGGCGGATTACCATCAACACTCATTGAGTTACATCCAAATAATACAATAAGTATACTCCGTGAAGGTATTATTAAAAGTAATAAAGTCAAAGAAAAAGCAGCAGAACTATGTGGTATCATATCACTATAA
- the gatA gene encoding Asp-tRNA(Asn)/Glu-tRNA(Gln) amidotransferase subunit GatA, producing the protein MTSDIHLSLAQIHNLLISREKSVEEVTQACLDRIIATEPTINAFITICAEEALSEAKKLDQSTPDPKKPLWGIPIAVKDNILTKNIPTTAASCMLKHFIPQYDAFIIQQLKNAGAIIIGKTNLDEFAMGSSTETSFFGPTYNPWNTKCVPGGSSGGSAASVAAFQCFSAIGTDTGGSIRQPAALCGCIGLKPTYGRVSRYGIIAYASSLDQAGPITRTVEDAAIMLSVLAKHDPQDTTSSFKATDNYYINLKKQDLTGITIGIPKEFISEHIDPPILDIYQQAIEQAKELGAKTIDLSLPHATDHAIATYYIIATAEASSNLARFDGVRYGYRAKNSHTLEELYINSRTKGFGEEVKRRILLGTHVLSTDYYENYYHKAAQVRYLILQDFLSVFKKCDILLTPVSPITAWEIGSTIKKPITIYHKDIFTVSLNLAGLPGLSIPAGLVKGLPVGIQLIGQAFDESTLLSIGNILHKYLGPTSQPNL; encoded by the coding sequence ATGACAAGTGATATACACCTTTCTCTTGCACAAATTCATAATTTACTTATCTCAAGAGAAAAAAGTGTTGAAGAAGTTACACAAGCTTGTCTTGATCGTATTATTGCTACAGAGCCTACTATCAATGCTTTTATAACAATCTGTGCAGAAGAAGCACTAAGTGAAGCAAAAAAACTAGATCAGTCTACTCCTGATCCTAAAAAACCCCTTTGGGGTATACCTATTGCGGTTAAAGATAATATTCTTACAAAGAATATCCCTACTACAGCAGCTTCTTGCATGTTGAAACACTTTATACCTCAGTATGATGCTTTTATTATACAGCAACTCAAAAATGCTGGTGCTATTATTATAGGAAAAACAAACCTGGATGAGTTTGCAATGGGTTCTTCTACAGAAACCTCTTTTTTTGGTCCAACATATAACCCTTGGAATACAAAATGTGTCCCTGGGGGATCAAGTGGAGGCTCTGCAGCTAGCGTAGCAGCTTTTCAATGCTTTTCGGCTATTGGGACAGATACAGGTGGATCTATTAGACAACCGGCAGCACTATGTGGATGTATAGGTTTAAAGCCAACCTATGGAAGAGTTTCTAGATATGGTATTATTGCTTATGCTTCTTCTTTAGACCAAGCTGGACCAATAACTCGCACAGTAGAAGATGCAGCTATAATGCTTTCTGTCTTGGCTAAACATGATCCTCAAGATACTACATCATCCTTTAAAGCAACAGATAACTATTATATTAACCTAAAAAAACAAGACTTAACAGGTATAACCATTGGTATCCCAAAAGAATTTATTTCTGAACATATTGACCCCCCTATACTTGATATCTACCAACAGGCTATAGAACAAGCAAAAGAACTTGGTGCAAAAACTATTGATCTTTCACTTCCTCATGCCACAGATCATGCGATTGCCACTTATTATATTATTGCCACAGCAGAAGCTTCATCAAATCTTGCACGTTTTGATGGTGTACGATATGGATATCGTGCAAAAAATAGTCATACATTAGAAGAATTATATATAAACTCTCGAACAAAAGGGTTTGGAGAAGAAGTTAAACGACGTATCTTACTTGGAACACATGTTCTTTCAACTGACTATTATGAAAATTATTATCATAAAGCTGCTCAAGTACGCTACCTCATCCTCCAAGATTTTTTATCAGTATTTAAAAAGTGTGATATATTATTAACACCTGTTTCTCCAATAACAGCTTGGGAAATAGGTTCTACTATAAAAAAACCTATTACAATATATCATAAAGATATTTTTACTGTTTCTTTAAACCTTGCTGGATTACCTGGCCTGAGCATTCCTGCAGGACTTGTAAAAGGACTCCCTGTAGGGATACAACTAATAGGGCAAGCCTTTGACGAATCTACTCTTTTATCTATTGGGAATATACTACATAAATACTTAGGGCCAACTTCACAACCTAACCTTTAG
- a CDS encoding universal stress protein, with product MPVLNKIVCAIDLSEQSRTIADYAVMLAKMSNASIIVVYVAPTLTQYTGFHIPPNTIDSFVGEIVSGAEQAIKSFVDTHFQGVNAQGTVVVGYAAEEILSLAEIEKADMIVMGTRGRKGLDRILFGSVAEKVVKSSTCPVLTVHPVEESV from the coding sequence ATGCCTGTATTAAATAAAATTGTTTGTGCGATTGATTTATCGGAGCAAAGTAGAACTATTGCTGACTATGCTGTAATGCTTGCTAAAATGTCTAATGCTTCTATTATAGTTGTATATGTAGCTCCAACACTTACTCAATATACAGGATTTCATATCCCGCCAAATACTATTGATAGTTTTGTTGGTGAAATTGTTTCTGGTGCTGAACAAGCTATAAAAAGTTTTGTGGATACACATTTTCAAGGAGTTAATGCACAAGGAACAGTTGTTGTTGGTTATGCAGCTGAAGAAATATTATCTTTGGCTGAGATTGAAAAAGCAGATATGATAGTTATGGGTACAAGAGGAAGAAAAGGGCTTGATCGTATTTTATTTGGATCTGTTGCTGAAAAGGTTGTAAAAAGTTCAACATGTCCAGTACTTACAGTACATCCTGTAGAGGAAAGTGTATAG